One Actinospica robiniae DSM 44927 genomic region harbors:
- the ruvX gene encoding Holliday junction resolvase RuvX yields the protein MRAGRRLGVDVGAVRVGVAVCDPEGRLATPVETVPAGEGDVPRIVALAHEYGAVEIVVGLPRSLSGAEGPAAAKARVFADRLAGKIHPIPVRMVDERLTTVTATRGLRESGVRGRKSRAVVDQAAAVVILQNALDIERGSGSVPGTLVALEQGTSPQAAAPVKESE from the coding sequence TTGAGAGCGGGCAGAAGACTGGGTGTCGACGTGGGCGCGGTCCGCGTCGGGGTGGCCGTGTGCGACCCCGAGGGACGCCTGGCCACACCGGTCGAGACCGTCCCGGCGGGCGAGGGCGACGTGCCCCGCATCGTCGCGCTCGCGCACGAGTACGGCGCCGTGGAGATCGTGGTCGGCCTGCCCCGCTCGCTCTCCGGCGCCGAAGGTCCGGCGGCCGCGAAGGCCCGGGTGTTCGCGGACCGTCTCGCCGGGAAAATCCACCCTATTCCGGTACGAATGGTCGACGAGCGGTTGACAACCGTGACGGCGACCCGTGGACTACGCGAGTCGGGTGTGCGCGGGCGCAAAAGCCGGGCGGTGGTGGATCAGGCCGCCGCGGTCGTGATCCTGCAGAACGCGCTCGACATCGAGCGCGGGTCGGGCTCCGTGCCCGGTACCCTGGTCGCCCTGGAACAGGGCACCTCGCCGCAGGCGGCGGCCCCGGTGAAGGAGAGCGAATGA